The DNA segment AGGTGATTTTGAAGGAAAAGCTAATATTTGTAAAGTAAATACAGATGAAGAGCAAGATTTAGCAGTAAAATATGGAATCAGATCAATTCCTACAATTATCTTTATGAAAGATGGACAAGTTGTTGATCAAATGATAGGTGCTTCTTCAAAACAAGCATTCACTGATAAAATAAACTCTTTACTATAATCTGCAAAGGGAAAAGTTTTTAAAGGAAGGTGTTTTTCATCTTCCTTTTTTTAATTAAACATAATTAAGATAAATATAAAATATTAAATGATAAAATTTTTCCTCTAAAATATATTATGTTTAATTTTAACTTTTAGGTATTTTAGTATCATCTAAAATTTGTAGATGAATTTATATAAAAATAAAAAAGGAGTCAAGATGTTGGATTTAGCTATTATTGGTGGTGGACCTGCTGGTCTTACGGCTGGTTTATATGCAACAAGAGGTGGTTTAAATAACGTTGTTATGTTCGAAATGGGAATGCCAGGTGGACAAATTACTGGATCTTCAGAAATAGAAAATTACCCAGGTCAAGGTCCTGTTATGAGTGGTATGGATTTAATGGCATCA comes from the Aliarcobacter cibarius genome and includes:
- the trxA gene encoding thioredoxin, which gives rise to MGKYIELTTANFDEITSKGVSMVDFWAPWCGPCRMIAPVIDELAGDFEGKANICKVNTDEEQDLAVKYGIRSIPTIIFMKDGQVVDQMIGASSKQAFTDKINSLL